Genomic DNA from Amycolatopsis sp. YIM 10:
CAGGATGGTCTTGTCGATCACGAAGGTGGAGGACACGCTCGCCCCGATGTTGTTGTCGTAGTCGGGGTCGAAGGTGAAGTGCGACAGGCGGATCGCGCGGTAGTAGTTCGCGGGGATCGTCGAAGCCCCGGTGATCTCGAAGCCCATCATTCCGGAGGTGTCGCCACCGACTTCCATGTATGCACTCAGGATCACCAGCGCGCGGCACGCCGAGCTGATGTAGACGTCCGATAGAACCGGGCCGCTGGTGTCGCCGGTGGACAGGTCGCGCCAGACGTTGATGCCCCCGGCGCTGAGCGTCCCGGTGTTGGCGGCGAAGGCCGTGCGCATCGCCAGCGCCGCACCGGCACCCGGCGCGGCGACCCGGCCGAGGATGAAGTACGTGGTCTTGATGCGCATCAGCACCACGGTGTCGTTCGAGGCGAACAGCACGCCCGGACCACTGGAGAGCACCCGCAGGTTCACGAACTGCTGGCCGTTGATGTCGACGGTGTTCGCACCCGAGATCGGGTCCCACGACACCACGACGCCGGTGTGGTAACCGATGTCGGCGGACTGCTGCGGTGCCTGCGCCTGCGCGGCCATGAGGTCGGCCAGGATGTCGGCCTTCATACGACGGGGACTCCGATCAGCTTCTGCCGGGTGGTCGCGGACATCGCGGTCCCGGCGACGAGCGGGTGGGTGACCTGTTCGAGCACGTGAATCTCGGTGTCCTCGAACTGGTCGTACTCGACGGCCACCACGTCCAGCGGCTCCAGCGCGGTGTTCACCACGGCCTGGAAGTCCACCCGGTACGGCAGCCCCTGGGCGCGCTGGAGCTGCGCGCGGGCCGCGTCCTCGCACTGCGCGGTGGAGGTCAGGAACGAGCTGCTGTAGAACTTCGGGACCTTGCCGTACGGGCCGTCCCAGCGGGTGGGGCTGTAGGGGTTGGTGTCCAGCGCGACACCGCGCACCGGCGGCAGCTCGCCGGCCGGTTCCCCGGTGGCCACCACGGCGTTGTACACGCCCTTGCGGGTCAAGCCGCGGGACATCTGGGTGAGCACGCCGCGCGCGCCCTGGTTCACGCGGAACACCGGCACATCCGGGTTCGGCGCCTTCCTGATCACGAGCACACCGCGGTGATCCCAGTACCAAACCCGCGCCCGGCTGTCGACGATGTCCTGGAGGAACTCGAAACGGGACTTCTCCACCACGTGGCTGATCCCGAACGGGGTGTTCGCGTCGAAGTCGAATTCGATCGTCGCGCTGGGATAGACCTCCTTGACCAGGAGGTCGAAGACCTGCGCGATGGTCGCGGTCGGGCCGAACTCGAACGGCTGGAGCACGTCGGCCTCGATGAGCCCGCCCATGCGGTCCTCGGCGACGAGCCGGATTTCCCCGAGGCGGCGCGCGTCGGCCTGGTCGACGTCGGTGAGCCGGAAATAGCCGAGCCCGACGAACTCCTTCGTTCCGTCGCCGTAGTCGATGCCGCGCTCGATGAACAGCTCGTTGCCGTAGGGGGTCAGCAGCGCCGAGGGGGTGCGGGGGAACTCGTCGACCACGGTCACGTTCGCCGTGCCGCGTACGGCGGCGGTGGCGTCGAGCTTCACGTCTCCCGAGCGCAGCGCCAGGACCGGGCCGACCGGGTTCACGCCGGTCTGGCCCGGCGCGCACACCCGCACCCGGGACACCATCTTGTGCGATCCCCGTACCGCGTCGAGGAACCGCGCGCTGACCGGCCTCATGGGACGATCACCTCGGACTCGGCCACGATGTCGAGCACATCGGAGTAGGTCGGCTCCGCGGCGATCAGATCGGCGTAGGTGGCGAACAGGCCGGGCAGGTCGCCGTAGGTGACCGTGGTGGAGAACACCCCGGCGTCGGGGGCGGCGACCTCGACCAACGGGAGCGTGAAGTGCCGCCGCTGGGCGCGCTGGGACTTGCGGCCGTAGGCGTAGTTGCCGATGACCGCATACATCGTCGGGATCGGGCAGTCCGGGCCGAGCGACTGGAACAGCATCACCTCACCGGCGGCGAACCGGGTATCGAGGTCGGCCGCCGCGCCCACGGTGTCGGTGGTGACGCGCAGTTCCATCGACCGCCCAGAGTGCAGGTCGGTGACCGCCACCGGCAGAGTCCGGTTGATCACGTCGAACACCCCGGTCCGCGCGGTGCGGCCGATGTCGCCGAACCCGGTCACGTTGACCTGGACGTTGTTGTTGGGGCGGCGCAAGTTCTTGATCCAGAACTGCGTGTTGACCGGCGTGATGCTGGTGGACTCCTGGCTGATCCACGGCGCCTTCCGCATGGACCAGATGACCGCGCGCGAGATCGCCGCGGCACCACCGGTGATGGTCAGCGTCTGCGCCGCCACGCTGCTGATGTTCGACGCGGCGCTCGCACGCTGCCAGATCGCCGCCTGGTCCAGCCCGACCGCGGTGGAGTTCACCGCGCTGTTGAGGAACAGGCTCAACACGCTCGTGGTGGTGACCTCGGCGAGCTTGTGCGCCACCAGCGCGATCGCCGAGTTGGGGTCGGGCACCGTCAGCGACGGCGTCGGGATGTTCTGCCCGGACGCGTTGGTCTGCGTGGCCAGCGCGGTGTAGCCGGGCTCGGCGTTGGAGAACCCCACGATGTAGGCGGTCACCGTGTCCCCGGCCGCCCCACCAGCCGGGGTGATCGTCGGGTTGACGGTGCCCGCGGTCCACCGCTTGTGGAACACCTTCACCGTCTGGTAGTCGATGATCTTGATCCACCCGGCCGGGGTGTCCACGGTCTGCGCGGTGCTGCGGCAGGCCACCACCAGGGTGAGCAGCATCCCATCGACCTGGAGCCCGGCCGCGATCGTCGGCGTGACCGCCGCGTTGTCGGCGTGCACCGGCCCGTCGCCGTTGGAGTACGAGATCTGTGCGTTGTCCACGTAGGACGCCCGGTAGTGGTTGACCACGCCCGGGATGTACTCGTAGTCGTCGACCACCCCGGCACCGCCGGACAGCCCGACCGTGAGCCCGGCGCGCACTGTGGTCCAGGTGATCGTGTCGGTGGAGCGCTCGACGATCGCGTGGTCGGCCACCGCCGGGGCGCCGGCCAGCTGCACCCGCACCCGGCCGAGGTCGCCGAGGTAGGTCGCGGCGATGCTCATCGGAAACTCCCCGCCCCGGCGCGGATGCTGCGCGCGGCCTCCAACGTGTTCTCCTCGATCCGGATGTCGACGATGTCGGTCAGCTCGGTGTCTCCGATGTAGACGTGGATGATCGGCGGCGCCGAGCTGGCGCCGATGGCCTCGGCAGTGGTGTCCGCGTTGGTCACCCGGCCGGTACTGCCCGGGGTGAACAACTCCGGGCCCTTCTCACCGACCAAATAGGACCGGCCACCGATGGCGGTACCGCCCTTGGCCAGCATCGGAATCTTCGGAATCGCGGGAATTCCAACCGCGCCAGTCACGGTGTTAATTGCGCCGATGGCTCCGTTGGCGAAACCAATCACACCGTTGATCGCGTTTTTGAATCCGCTTTTGATGCCGTCCCAGACGCCGCCGATGAACGAGCCGATCCCGGAGAACACGTTCTTGATCGTGGAGGAGAAGCCGTTCCACTTATCGACGATCCAATCGACGACGGTCCCCACGACATTCTTGATGCCGTTGACGACGTTGTCCCACGCCTGCTTGACGGCGGCCACGATGATCTGGAAGCCAAGTTTGAATTGCTCCCATTTCTGAACGATCCAGTCCACAATGGACGTGATCAGGTCGCTGCACCACTTCCACACCGCGTCCCAGATACCCCGGAAAAAGTCCAGGTTCGAGATCACCAGCGCGATAATCGCGATGATCGCGACAATCGCGGCGATCACCAGTCCAATCGGGTTCGCGCTCATCGCCGCGTTGAGCAGCCACTGCACCACGGTGTACGCGGCGACCGCCGCTTTCCACAGGTTCACCGCCAGCGTCACGGCCTGGATCGCCAGGGCGATACCGCCAATGGCGATCGCCAGCGGGCCGATCCACGCCATGTTCGCGGCGAAGAACGCGGCGAGCCCTTGCAGGATCGGGCCAAGGATCTGGATCGCCGGGACCAGCACCGCGGCCACCTGGCCGGCCAGCGTGCCGAACGCGGCGGCCAGCGGCGGGATCACCGGGGCCACGGCGGTCAACGCCGCGGCCAGCACACCGCCGACGGCTTCGCCGATCATGCGCACGGCCTCGAAGAACGCCAGCAGCGCGGTCTGTCCCTCGAAGCTGTTGAGGAAGTTCGCGACAACCCCGACCAGGGTGCCGATCGTGCCGCCGAACCCCAGGCCCGCGGCGTCGGCCGCGGCGAACACCGAGCTGATGATCGAGCCGAGCTGGCCGAGGAACGCGAACAGCCCGGAGAACGCGTCGATCGCGCGCTGGATCCACGCGGCCAGCGACCCATCGGCGGCCGCGGCCTGAACGAACGCGTTGAACTGCTCGCCCGCCGCACCGAGCCCGGTCGTGAGCTGCGCGAGCATCGGCGCCGCCACCGCGCCGATAGTGATGAACGCCTGACCCACCGGCGCCAGGAAGGCACCGAGGTTCTGGATCACCTTCGAGAACTGCACGAAGATCGTGTTGAGCTGGCTCGCCGCGGTGGTGTTCTTCAGCATCGCGGTGAACTTGGTGGCAGCGCCACCGATCGCGGTCGCGATCGACTGCAACCCCGTCTTCAGTTGGGGCAGAACGGTTTTGAGGTTGTTCACCGCCGGGGTCAAGGACTTCTCGAAGCTGGCCGAGACCGCGGACTTCAGTCCGTCGAGCGTGGGTGTCAGCCCGGCGAACGCGGCCTTGATTCCGTCTCCGCCGAGCTTGATCGCGGCCATGACACCGACGAGCCCGAACAGCGCGGGCACCGCCAGCCCGGCCGCGCCAGACACCGCAGTGAGCGCGCTGACCACGGCGAGCACCAGGCCCACACCACCACCGAACGCACCCACCGCACTCGCGGCCTTCAGCATCGACGCCGCAGCCGCACCGACCTTCGCCGGAACCGCGGCAAACCCCTGCTTCATCTTCTCGGTGCGCTGCTCGACGGCCTTGACCTGAGCAGCCACCACCGCGGCCGCCTTGACGAACCCAGTGGCCGAACCGTCGAACCGGATCTTGATCGTGCGCTGCCCGCTGGCCATCTCAGCCGCCCTCGCTGAAGTCACGGACCACGTTGTCCGCGGCCCGGTTCCACGCCGCGGAGATCGCCGCCTGCTCCTCCTCGACCACCGGGAAAAACCAGTAGGCGGCGGTGCCGCGGTGGCGACGGTGGTATTGCAGACCAGAGCTACCGGCGTAGTGCGGACCCGCGTACCAGCCGGACCGGCTGCTCATCCCGAAGATCGAACCGAACAACAGCGCCCAAGCCGGCGCTCGGTTGCGGCCGAGCTTCTTGTTTCCGCCGGCCGAAATCACCGGCACCCGGTCCCGCTCGGCGCGCACCGTCGAAGCCACGTGCGCGGACTGCGGCGCGCTGTCGGCCATGCCGGAGGCCTTGACCTTCACCGCCAGGTTCTTCGACAGCTCCAGCGACGCGTCCCGCAGTTCCTTCGACGCGTCCTTGGGCAGTGCCGAGAGTGCGCGCAGGGTCTCGCGCGCACCCTCGATATGCAGGTTGACGGTCAGCGCGGTCTTGGCCATCGGTGTTCACCTGCTCCCGGTTCAGTCGGTCATCCGCTGTACTGCGGGCCACCGGCCCCAGGCGCCCGTTGGCCGCGGGCGGCGGTCTTGTTCTGCTCCTTGCGCTGTTCCTCCATCAGCTCCAGGGCTGTGGTGATCAGCGCGTCGTCTTCCTCGTCGAGCCAGTCGTGCACCGGCGTCTGCGTGGAGATCGCCAGCGCGACGAGGCGGCGGGTCAGAGACCCGCGAGGGTAGGGTCCGCCTCCACGTCCATCTCGAATTCCAGATCGAACAGGTCGGTGAATTCCTTCTCGTTGGCGAAGTCATGCATCAGGACGATGTTCTGCCGCTTCACCGCGCAGTAGGCGATGCCGTAGAAGTCGATCAGCGACATATTGTCCTGAATGGACTTGAAGGTCTTGCCCCGGTGAGTCCGTTCCCACAGCACGATGTCGCGCGTGGTGGCGGTCAGCTCGGTGACTTCGCCTTCGTCGTCCTTGAGCTTGAGCGTGATCACAGCGAGAAAACCCCTCTCGTGACGGATGCGACCGCCGAGTAGTTGACGAATGCCTTGCCCGCGTTGGGGTCCCCGATCGGCTGGCCGAACAGGGACGGGCTGAACGGACCGAACAGCTTCCGATCGGCGGCGGGCACGGACACCTCCAGGTCCTCGACCGGAAGGCCCTCGACGTTCTGTGTGGACACCACCGTGACGACGACCGGCGCACCGGAATCGTTGACGACTTCCAGGAAAACCCTGCCGGTGTCGATGATGTCGCCGTCGACGTTCGGCGCGGTCAGCACCGGAGTCAGTCCACTCCGGACAATCGGCTGAGTAACCGGGGACAAGCGCGCCATATCAGGCCACCCTCTCGTACAGCGGCAGACCGACGCACTGGAAAGTCACTTCGGTCATTTCGGTTTCGCGGGCTTCTCCACCGGCCGGGCCGGGCTTGACGACCAGCTCGCCGGTCCAGCGCACGTGCTCGTTGGGAACGTTGGGGTGGTGGTCGAGCACGAACGCAGCGGTCTCGCCGTTGTGCGCCCACAGGTAATCCGAGATCCCGCCGGAACGCCAGTCCGCGTAGAACGTGACTTCGAGCGTCGGCTCCGGATCGGTCTCCTCGACAGCTTCCCCGTCCGGGCACTGGGAGTACAGGCGGTCGCCGTCCTCGATGCCGGGGTCCAAGTTCCAGGTTTGCACCTGGCACTCGAACGAAGTTCCGCCGATGGTGAACTGAATCACCTTCAAGCGCTTCTGGTGGATGGCCACGTCAGGCCCCCATTTCTTGTGTCAGCGGGAAATCCGCGTCGAAGGTGTAGGCGGGCAGCTCGGTGTTGGCACCGACGTAGGTGCCCGGGTTCGCGCCCGCGATCGTGGCGTCGGTGGTCTCGATCGCCTGTGCCACAACGGGAACCAGCTCGTACAGCTCGGGCAGCGTCCGCTCGGCGAAGCCGACGACCAGGAAAACCGGGAAGGTCGCCGAGGTGGGCATGCCGCCGGTGTTGTAGGCATCCCATGCCAGCCGCGGTGCGCCGACCACCAGGCCGGGCGGGGCGATCGAATCGCCCAGCCCGTACACCCGGCAGCCGTCCACGGTGGACAGTGCGGCCGTGAGCTGCTCGTGCGCGGCCTGGATCGGGTTCATGCGAACACCGGCCCTCGGAAGCGGCCGATTCCCAGCAGGCGCTCGATGTCCGGGTCGAACGCCGGAATCCGGGCGCTGCCGAGTTCGCCCATCGCGACGAGGGCGTCCGGCGACCGGCGGCGGGTGAACCACCGGCCGGCCAGCCGGAGCGTGCCCAGTTCGAGATCCGCCGTCGGCTCGGGCAGCTCGGTCAGCGGATCGGCCGCGTAGTTGAACTCCGGCCGCACACGCTGGATGAACGCGATCGCCGCGGCCAGCTGCTGCGCCAGTACCGCGTCGTCGCGCGTGTCCGACTCGGGGATCTTCAAGTCGGCCTTGAGATCATCCAGCGTGGGCGGCCAAGTCATCGTCAGGCCGCCGTGACCGTCTGGACTGACACGGAGTTCGGGTTGCGCACCAGAACGCCGACGTAGCCCCAGATGCCCATGCGGACGAACGCGGGGCCACCGACCTGCTCGTAGGTGAAGTCGAGCAGGTCCGACTCGCCGAGGATGACCGCATGGCGGCGCAGCACCGCGTACTTCTCGGGGTACGCGGTCGGGACACCGGCGGTGCCCACGACGTCGCTGCCCTCGATGTCGCCCATCAGCACGTTGCCCACCGCGCCCGCCGCGTTCTGCGGGTTGTACCGGGACACGGGCATGAGCGGCCGGCTGTTGCCGTCCTTGAGCTTGCGGAACGCGCCGAACCGGCGGAAGTTCGCGATGACCAGGTCGGCCGGCCCGCGCTGGTCACCGGAGACCGCCATCTGCCCGTCGATCACGCCGTCGATCGCGGCGGCGTCCGTGGCGAACGCGGCCTCGGTGGCGAACGTGGTCCCCGCGGCCGTGCCGCCCGCGAGGATCGCCGCGCACACGATGTTTTCGACCTTGGTGTCCCAGGCGGCACGCAGGTCGCCCATGATCAGCATGTCGACGGCCGGGGTGGACGAGCCGAGCAGCTGGCGCGCGACATCCTGGTAGGCGGCTTCGGTGTGCGGCGTGAGCGTGTCGTGGTTGGTGGTGAAGCGATCGACGCCCCACGCCGGGGTGTTCGCGCCCTCGGCGGCCTGCGGGACGATGTTCTGGTCGGTGCCGCCGGTCTGCTTGGGCAGCACGAGCGGACGCGGGTCGTCACCGAGCGGAATGTGGCGGACCATGTTCGCCACGACGCGGACCTGCCGGGCGATCGACTCGTATTCCTCGGTCAGCCACTTCGGCGGGATGATGCCCGTTCCGCCCGAGGCCTGCGTGACCGCCCGCATGTGCTCCTCAAGGCGCTTGGTCGCCTCGGCGTCGCCGAGCACCTTGGAGCGGTAGTGGTCACCGAAGAAAGAGTTTTGGCCGCCGTCCTTGACAGACCGGTAGTGGCCCGGGTCGCGGTCGCGTGTGGTGGTGCGCGAGCGGGAACGGTGGTGCTCACCGGCGAGGTTCTCGCCCTCGGTGTCGCCCTCGGCCAGCCGCGCGGCCATCTCGCCGGCATTCCGGGCGCGGTTCTGCTGCTGCTCGTCGCCGGTCTCGCGCGTCAGGGTCTCCAGGCGGTCGGCCTGCTCGGACGCTGACCGGCTGTGCTGCTCGGCGTTGGCGAGCTGCTCGATCTGCGCGGTCAGGGCCTGGAGCTTCGCGACGTCGTCGGTGATGGAACGAAGTTCGTCGCTGGTGAGGTCTCGGTTCTCGTCGAGCGCCTTCTTCTGGACGCTGTCGATGGAGGTGCGCAGCTCGTCGTGCTGATTGCGCAACCGGACCAGATAAGGGTTCGGCATGACGCCGGTCCTCCCGGTTCGAGTGGATTGGGTTCATCCGCCCGATTGGCCGGGGTGCTCGCTTCGGTGAGGGGCGAGGGTGTCGGCGTCCGCGTCTGTTCGGAGTATAACCCCCATAACCGCTTAGCAGGTTATGTTGGTCAGGCTGCGTCGGCGTCAGTGCGAGCCTGGTCGAGTGAGCAGATCCGCGTCGACGGACAGCGTCGGCAGGTTCGCGATGATCTGCGCGGCAGCCGCGCGACGTTCCATAGTGGACGCACTACGCACCGCCAGAACCGAGGCGTCACCGCCGTAGGCGCCAGCCATCACGACGGCCACTTCGGTCAGCGTCGCCGTCGCACGCTCGATCACCCCACCGGGAAGCGTGCGGTTCTGTCCTTCCCGGAACCCGATGCTGAGTTCGGACAGCGCGCCGTCCTTGATCAGTTCGAGCGTCTCGTCACCCTTCTCCGTTTTGGACACGCGCCACTCGCCGTAGAGCCCGGCGGCGTCGTCACGGAGCAGCGTGGTCGGACCGATCAGCGTGCCGCCGTGCGGTCCGTGGTCCCTGAAGAACCCGATACGGTGCGCGGCGCGCAGTTGTGCATTGAACGCGCCACGGCCGAACTGCTCGGTCAGGCGCGAGTCGATGCGCTGTGGCTTGCCGTACGGCACGGCGATACCGACCACAGTCCGGCCGTCGCCGCCCTGCGCCGCCGAACGCACCTCCAGCTCGGGCATGAAGCACCGCGTCAGAATCTCAGTCACCGTCGGGCTCCTTCACGAATCGCCACCCGGCATCGAAATGCTCACGGCACACGCCCAGACCGGCGACGGCTTCGGGCTCGTCGCACCAGCCGACGATGCAGACCATCGGCCCCGCCGGGGCGGTGTCCTCGGGAGGAGCTGGATCGGCCTGCTCGGTGGGAGCGGTTTCCTCAGCGGCGGCAGTGTCGACCGTGGCCGTTCCCTCGGCAGCGGCCGCGGCGGTGTCCTCAGCAGTAGCCGGGGCGGCCTTCTCGGCCGGGGTCTTGCGGGTCCTGGGTGGCATTACTCGGCTCCTTGCGGTTGTTCCTGATCGGCTGGCACGTCGGCGGGCGCAGGCGATGGGGTCTGCGGCTCGGCCTTCTTGTCGTCGATGCCGGGGACCGGCCGGCGGTTCTCGATCTGGCGGACCTCGCTGCGGAGCAGGAACCCGGACCGGATGCCGATCTCGTAGGCCTGGTACCGGGTCAGGGTGTCCGCGCGCAGCACGGCGTCGAGGTCGGCCTGCACCCACGTGCTCGTCGGGAACTGGAGCGTCAGCGTCTGCTCGAATCGGCCCAGGTGACCGCTGAGGGAGAACTTGAGCAGGTCGATCGACTCGCTCTCGCTGGTGCTGTAGGTCATCGAGTCCCCTGTGGACGCACCGAGGAACCGCGGCGGCAACCCCAGGATGTTCGCTATCTCCAGCAACGAGAACTTCCGCGCCTCGACCAGCTGCATCTCCTCCGGCTTCCACGCCAGCGGGGTGAACTCGGTGGTCGCGTTGAGCACCGCGACCGTCCGGTCACGCATGTTCCGCAACCACGACTGCTTGACCGCGATCAGGTCGCCTTCGGTGGCGTCCGGGTTGGTCGAGCGCAGCACCGCCGTGGGCACACCGTTCTGCGAGATGCTGCGGGCCTGGCGCCCCAGCTCGGCCGCCAGATCGAGGGTGCCAGAGCCGTTGAAATGCTTCTCCAGCACGCCGACACCGCGCAGCCGTCCCGGCTCGCACGGGCCCTTCACGTGGATTACCTCGTCGGCGGAGAAGCCCGGCAGGCCGCCGATTTGGTACTCGATCGCGCCTTTCGGCAGCTCCGAGTAGGTCTCGCCGTTCACCCGCCGCACGCCCACCCAGCTCGACGGGACCGGCACCACCGCGGTCGGGGTGCCCTGACGGTCCCACTCGACGATCACACCGACCGCGTTGCCGTTCTGCACGAGATCGGCCGTCCAGTTCGACACCGTGTTGATCCGCGTTTCCTCCGGGTTCGGCTGCTCCAGCAGGAGCGGCCGCGGCCGGAT
This window encodes:
- a CDS encoding phage portal protein encodes the protein MAGALMGLGKLFRATPPAPQQSRMIVSDGLRIGPSAVLGAGERPWGSSAYVQALGIPGFDRGVMLIADLLGNLPWDAYTETDEDFAEKIRPRPLLLEQPNPEETRINTVSNWTADLVQNGNAVGVIVEWDRQGTPTAVVPVPSSWVGVRRVNGETYSELPKGAIEYQIGGLPGFSADEVIHVKGPCEPGRLRGVGVLEKHFNGSGTLDLAAELGRQARSISQNGVPTAVLRSTNPDATEGDLIAVKQSWLRNMRDRTVAVLNATTEFTPLAWKPEEMQLVEARKFSLLEIANILGLPPRFLGASTGDSMTYSTSESESIDLLKFSLSGHLGRFEQTLTLQFPTSTWVQADLDAVLRADTLTRYQAYEIGIRSGFLLRSEVRQIENRRPVPGIDDKKAEPQTPSPAPADVPADQEQPQGAE
- a CDS encoding phage head-tail connector protein, whose product is MTWPPTLDDLKADLKIPESDTRDDAVLAQQLAAAIAFIQRVRPEFNYAADPLTELPEPTADLELGTLRLAGRWFTRRRSPDALVAMGELGSARIPAFDPDIERLLGIGRFRGPVFA
- a CDS encoding phage major capsid protein → MPNPYLVRLRNQHDELRTSIDSVQKKALDENRDLTSDELRSITDDVAKLQALTAQIEQLANAEQHSRSASEQADRLETLTRETGDEQQQNRARNAGEMAARLAEGDTEGENLAGEHHRSRSRTTTRDRDPGHYRSVKDGGQNSFFGDHYRSKVLGDAEATKRLEEHMRAVTQASGGTGIIPPKWLTEEYESIARQVRVVANMVRHIPLGDDPRPLVLPKQTGGTDQNIVPQAAEGANTPAWGVDRFTTNHDTLTPHTEAAYQDVARQLLGSSTPAVDMLIMGDLRAAWDTKVENIVCAAILAGGTAAGTTFATEAAFATDAAAIDGVIDGQMAVSGDQRGPADLVIANFRRFGAFRKLKDGNSRPLMPVSRYNPQNAAGAVGNVLMGDIEGSDVVGTAGVPTAYPEKYAVLRRHAVILGESDLLDFTYEQVGGPAFVRMGIWGYVGVLVRNPNSVSVQTVTAA
- a CDS encoding HK97 family phage prohead protease, which encodes MTEILTRCFMPELEVRSAAQGGDGRTVVGIAVPYGKPQRIDSRLTEQFGRGAFNAQLRAAHRIGFFRDHGPHGGTLIGPTTLLRDDAAGLYGEWRVSKTEKGDETLELIKDGALSELSIGFREGQNRTLPGGVIERATATLTEVAVVMAGAYGGDASVLAVRSASTMERRAAAAQIIANLPTLSVDADLLTRPGSH
- a CDS encoding DUF5047 domain-containing protein codes for the protein MRPVSARFLDAVRGSHKMVSRVRVCAPGQTGVNPVGPVLALRSGDVKLDATAAVRGTANVTVVDEFPRTPSALLTPYGNELFIERGIDYGDGTKEFVGLGYFRLTDVDQADARRLGEIRLVAEDRMGGLIEADVLQPFEFGPTATIAQVFDLLVKEVYPSATIEFDFDANTPFGISHVVEKSRFEFLQDIVDSRARVWYWDHRGVLVIRKAPNPDVPVFRVNQGARGVLTQMSRGLTRKGVYNAVVATGEPAGELPPVRGVALDTNPYSPTRWDGPYGKVPKFYSSSFLTSTAQCEDAARAQLQRAQGLPYRVDFQAVVNTALEPLDVVAVEYDQFEDTEIHVLEQVTHPLVAGTAMSATTRQKLIGVPVV